The genomic DNA CGGCGACCTGAGCGGCGAGACCGCTGACGTCGAGCCGTCCGCACAGGTCATGGGCGCCGCGCAGCCCCTGAGTCACGTCGCGTCCCAGCCGGCGCTCGCCCCACGTGCCGGTCACGCGGACCTCGGTGTGCCGGGTGATCGCCCGGACGACCGCGTGCCACCGGTGCACCGGCCAGCGACGCGCGGCAGCCGAGGCGCCCGGGTGGATCAGCACGTACGGGCGCGCCGACGGGCGGGTGCGGACGGGCAGGCGCAGGTCCTGCGGCGAGCACGCCACACCGCTAGAACGCATCAGGAAGCACCAGCGGTCGACCTCGTGCAACCCGCCGGGCCAGGCCGGACCGCACGAGAAGCCCGCCGCGCCGTTGGCGAAGCCGATCATCCGGTGCGGACGCAGCGTCTGCAGGCGGCGATGGCTCTCCGGGCCGCGCCCATGCAGGTTGACCGCGACCTCGGGCGCCGGACCCGACCAGGCGAGGGCGGTCGACAGCCCTGCGATGGGCAGGACCCGGTCGACCACGCGGAGGTCGGCCAGCCAGCCACCGACGTCCTCGGGGCCTGCGAGGACGATCTCGTGCTCGGGCAGCAGCCTCCGCAGCCCCCGCAGCGCGGCCACTGCGGTCAAGGCGTCGCCGAGGCCGAGGGCGCGCAGCACCAGGGCGCGCCGTCTCATGGCCACGACGGCTCCTCCGAGGCCGTCATGACCAGCTCGCGCACCTCGGTGCCGGGCGGCTGGACCAGGACGCACATCGCGGTCTCGGCCACGTCGGCCGGGTCCATCAGCGGTGCGTCGTCCGCGGGGCGGTACTGCTCGTCCCGCCCGTCGAAGAAGTGCGTCCGCATCCCCGCGGGCACGAGCATGGTCACCCCGACCGTGCCGGCCAGCTCCATCGCCAGCGCCCGGGTGAAGCCCACGATCGCGTACTTGGAGGAGCAGTACGCCGTGGCGTCGCCCGCCGGGCGCAGCCCCAGCGAGGAACCCACGGTGATGACCCGGCCGTGACGCCGCTGCAGGTGAGGCAGGGCGGCCCGGATCACGGCGACGGTCCCGAAGAGGTTGACCGCCACGACGTGCTCCCACTGCTCGGCGGGCACCGTTCCGAGGCCGCCGCAGGCGTCGGTGCCGGCTGCGGTGATCACGGCGTCCGGCGGCCCGACGCGGTCGACGAGGCGCTCGACCGCCTGCTCTGCAGCGGCGCTGTCCGCGAGGTCGACCTGCTCGTACGGATGAGGGCTCTCAGGGGGCTGTCGGTCCAGGACGGCGGGCCGGCCGCCGCGCTTCTCGACGGCGGCGGCGAGCGCCGCGCCGAGCCCGCTCGCACCTCCGGTGACGTAGACGGTGCCGATGC from Luteipulveratus halotolerans includes the following:
- a CDS encoding SDR family oxidoreductase, which gives rise to MSTETSIGTVYVTGGASGLGAALAAAVEKRGGRPAVLDRQPPESPHPYEQVDLADSAAAEQAVERLVDRVGPPDAVITAAGTDACGGLGTVPAEQWEHVVAVNLFGTVAVIRAALPHLQRRHGRVITVGSSLGLRPAGDATAYCSSKYAIVGFTRALAMELAGTVGVTMLVPAGMRTHFFDGRDEQYRPADDAPLMDPADVAETAMCVLVQPPGTEVRELVMTASEEPSWP
- a CDS encoding glycosyltransferase family 9 protein, with product MRRRALVLRALGLGDALTAVAALRGLRRLLPEHEIVLAGPEDVGGWLADLRVVDRVLPIAGLSTALAWSGPAPEVAVNLHGRGPESHRRLQTLRPHRMIGFANGAAGFSCGPAWPGGLHEVDRWCFLMRSSGVACSPQDLRLPVRTRPSARPYVLIHPGASAAARRWPVHRWHAVVRAITRHTEVRVTGTWGERRLGRDVTQGLRGAHDLCGRLDVSGLAAQVAGATAVLSTDTGIAHLATALGTPSVTLFGPTSPVRWGPSIDTARHLVLWREDVPTLADPHAICIDPRLDAVGVPEVLQALGQVTRRPSSRAAVSS